One Xiphophorus hellerii strain 12219 chromosome 1, Xiphophorus_hellerii-4.1, whole genome shotgun sequence DNA segment encodes these proteins:
- the LOC116720286 gene encoding 3-hydroxyacyl-CoA dehydrogenase type-2-like translates to MATTAGNDRQPPPAYPWKQTPVSAARPTLVLKSLAREKFGKLDLAVNCAGIAVAVKTYNFKKNAPHSLEDFQHVINVNIAGTFNVIRLAVGKMGKNEPDADGHRGCIINTASVAAFDGQVGQAAYSASKGGIVGMTLPIARDLAPMGIRVVTIAPGLFATPLLASLPEKVRSFLCRQVPFPSRLGDPAEFAHLVTSVAENPMINGEVIRLDGAIRMQP, encoded by the exons ATGGCCACTACTGCCGGGAACGACCGGCAACCTCCTCCGGCATATCCTTGGAAAC AAACTCCGGTGTCGGCTGCCAGACCAACTTTAGTCTTAAAGTCTCTGGCCCGGGAGAAGTTCGGGAAGTTGGACCTGGCAGTCAACTGTGCCGGCATCGCTGTGGCTGTAAAAACGTACAACTTCAAGAAGAACGCCCCTCACAGCCTGGAGGACTTCCAGCATGTCATCAAC gtaaaTATCGCAGGAACCTTCAACGTGATCCGCCTCGCCGTGGGGAAGATGGGGAAGAACGAGCCGGACGCAGACGGACACCGAGGCTGCATCATCAACACCGCCAGCGTGGCAGCGTTCGACGGACAG GTCGGACAAGCGGCGTATTCTGCTTCTAAAGGCGGCATCGTTGGAATGACGCTCCCAATCGCTCGAGATCTGGCGCCGATGGGCATCAGAGTCGTCACAATCGCTCCTG GATTGTTCGCCACTCCTCTCCTCGCCAGCCTTCCAGAGAAGGTGCGCTCCTTCCTCTGCCGCCAGGTGCCCTTTCCTTCACGCCTAGGAGACCCCGCTGAGTTTGCCCACTTGGTGACCTCAGTGGCGGAAAACCCGATGATCAACGGGGAGGTCATCAGGCTGGACGGAGCTATCCGCATGCAGCCCTGA
- the LOC116717817 gene encoding 3-hydroxyacyl-CoA dehydrogenase type-2, which translates to MAHIRSLKGMVGLVTGGASGLGRATVERLVQNGASAVIVDLPSSNGQEVAGSLGNRCAFAPADVTSEADMLLAVSLAREKFGKLDLAVNCAGIAVAVKTYNFKKNAPHSLEDFQHVINVNIAGTFNVIRLAVGEMGKNEPDADGHRGCIINTASVAAFDGQVGQAAYSASKGGIVGMTLPIARDLAPMGIRVVTIAPGLFATPLLASLPEKVRSFLCRQVPFPSRLGDPAEFAHLVTSVAENPMINGEVIRLDGAIRMQP; encoded by the exons ATGGCGCACATTCGGAGTTTGAAG GGCATGGTCGGCCTGGTGACCGGCGGGGCGTCCGGTTTGGGTCGGGCCACGGTGGAGCGCCTGGTGCAGAACGGAGCGTCCGCTGTCATCGTGGACCTGCCCTCCTCCAATGGACAGGAAGTGGCTGGCAGTCTGGGAAACCGCTGCGCCTTTGCTCCTGCAGAC GTTACGTCCGAGGCAGACATGCTATTGGCCGTGTCTCTGGCCCGGGAGAAGTTCGGGAAGTTGGACCTGGCAGTCAACTGTGCCGGCATCGCTGTGGCTGTAAAAACGTACAACTTCAAGAAGAACGCCCCTCACAGCCTGGAGGACTTCCAGCATGTCATCAAC gtaaaTATCGCAGGAACCTTCAACGTGATCCGCCTCGCCGTGGGGGAGATGGGGAAGAACGAGCCGGACGCAGACGGACACCGAGGCTGCATCATCAACACCGCCAGCGTGGCAGCGTTCGACGGACAG GTCGGACAAGCGGCGTATTCTGCTTCTAAAGGCGGCATCGTTGGAATGACGCTCCCAATCGCTCGAGATCTGGCGCCGATGGGCATCAGAGTCGTCACAATCGCTCCTG GATTGTTCGCCACTCCTCTCCTCGCCAGCCTTCCAGAGAAGGTGCGCTCCTTCCTCTGCCGCCAGGTGCCCTTTCCTTCACGCCTAGGAGACCCCGCTGAGTTTGCCCACTTGGTGACCTCAGTGGCGGAAAACCCGATGATCAACGGGGAGGTCATCAGGCTGGACGGAGCTATCCGCATGCAGCCCTGA
- the LOC116717849 gene encoding 3-hydroxyacyl-CoA dehydrogenase type-2-like: KSKYGKHFLTYDTQHSSSLPKRDTLGLSPIVKPVPNTLASSPFAPTETPVSAARPTLVLKSLAREKFGKLDLAVNCAGIAVAVKTYNFKKNAPHSLEDFQHVINVNIAGTFNVIRLAVGEMGKNEPDADGHRGCIINTASVAAFDGQVGQAAYSASKGGIVGMTLPIARDLAPMGIRVVTIAPGLFATPLLASLPEKVRSFLCRQVPFPSRLGDPAEFAHLVTSVAENPMINGEVIRLDGAIRMQP; this comes from the exons AAGAGCaaatatggaaaacattttctgacctATGACACGCAGCATTCAAGCTCACTGCCAAAAAGGGACACGCTCGGCCTTTCACCAATAGTGAAGCCGGTTCCCAACACTTTAGCTTCCAGCCCGTTTGCACCAACAGAAACTCCGGTGTCGGCTGCCAGACCAACTTTAGTCTTAAAGTCTCTGGCCCGGGAGAAGTTCGGGAAGTTGGACCTGGCAGTCAACTGTGCCGGCATCGCTGTGGCTGTAAAAACGTACAACTTCAAGAAGAACGCCCCTCACAGCCTGGAGGACTTCCAGCATGTCATCAAC gtaaaTATCGCAGGAACCTTCAACGTGATCCGCCTCGCCGTGGGGGAGATGGGGAAGAACGAGCCGGATGCAGACGGACACCGAGGCTGCATCATCAACACCGCCAGCGTGGCAGCGTTCGACGGACAG GTCGGACAAGCGGCATATTCTGCTTCTAAAGGCGGCATCGTTGGAATGACGCTCCCAATCGCTCGAGATCTGGCGCCGATGGGCATCAGAGTCGTCACAATCGCTCCTG GATTGTTCGCCACTCCTCTCCTCGCCAGCCTTCCAGAGAAGGTGCGCTCCTTCCTCTGCCGCCAGGTGCCCTTTCCTTCACGCCTAGGAGACCCCGCTGAGTTTGCCCACTTGGTGACCTCAGTGGCGGAAAACCCGATGATCAACGGGGAGGTCATCAGGCTGGACGGAGCTATCCGCATGCAGCCCTGA